The Oncorhynchus keta strain PuntledgeMale-10-30-2019 chromosome 17, Oket_V2, whole genome shotgun sequence genome has a window encoding:
- the ptdss2 gene encoding phosphatidylserine synthase 2: MTKPDSKRSSVALVTGKPANAAEEQVNNGSSDPSVSGSPHHTLTPATPTKHKSAKQVSRDNLSRRNTESEVFDDGTNTFFWRAHTVTVLFILTCVLVYVTLLEETPQDTTYNTKRGIVASILVFLCFGVTQAKDGPFTRPHPAYWRFWLCVSVVYELFLIFVLFQTVRDGRQFMKYIDPKLGVALPERDYGGNCLIYDPGNTTDPWHNIWDKMDGFVPAHFLGWYIKTLVIRDWWMCMIISVMFEFLEYSLEHQLPNFSECWWDHWIMDVLVCNGLGIYAGMKTLGWLSMKPYQWQGLWNIPTYKGKIKRMAFQFTPYSWVKFEWKPASNLRRWLAVLGIIFMFLLAELNTFYLKFVLWMPPEHYLVLLRLVFFVNVGGVAMREIYDFMDDPKFYRKLGQQAWLVAAITVTEFLIVVKYDPRTIMLPIPFFVTQCWFLGIVLILSWTLWRFFIRDITLRYKDARRRKQEVTGDCGRPHGNGGTATPSGRSKLNGISESLRHRKS; encoded by the exons ATGACCAAGCCTGACTCAAAGAGGAGCAGCGTGGCTCTTGTCACTGGCAAACCTGCCAATGCTGCAGAGGAGCAGGTCAATAATGGCTCATCTGACCCTTCAGTGTCCGGTTCTCCCCACCACACATTGACCCCggcgactccaaccaaacacaaATCTGCAAAACAAGTCTCCCGAGACAACCTTTCTAGACGAAACACAGAGTCTGAAGTATTCGACGATGGAACCAACACCTTTTTCTG GAGAGCACATACAGTCACTGTGCTTTTCATTCTCACGTGTGTGTTGGTCTATGTCACTCTGTTGGAGGAGACACCCCAGGATACGACGTACAACACGAAAAG AGGGATTGTGGCCAGCATCCTAGTGTTCCTCTGCTTTGGAGTGACACAAGCCAAAGATGGCCCATTCACCAGACCACATCCAG catACTGGCGCTTCTGGCTATGTGTCTCCGTTGTCTACGAGCTATTCCTTATCTTTGTGCTGTTCCAG ACGGTCCGTGATGGGAGACAGTTTATGAAGTACATTGACCCCAAACTGGGGGTAGCCCTGCCGGAGAGGGACTATGGCGGCAACTGCCTCATATACGACCCGGGGAACACCACCGACCCCTGGCATAACATCTGG GACAAGATGGATGGCTTTGTCCCCGCTCACTTTCTTGGCTGGTATATTAAG ACACTTGTGATCAGAGACTGGTGGATGTGTATGATCATCAGCGTGATGTTTGAGTTCCTGGAGTACAGTCTGGAGCACCAGCTTCCCAACTTCTCTGAGTGCTGGTGGGACCAT TGGATAATGGATGTGCTGGTGTGTAATGGCCTGGGGATCTACGCTGGGATGAAGACCTTAGGCTGGCTGTCTATGAAGCCCTACCAGTGGCAGGGACTGTGGAACATCCCCACATACAA AGGGAAGATCAAGCGCATGGCCTTCCAGTTCACACCCTACAGCTGGGTCAAGTTTGAGTGGAAGCCTGCCTCTAACCTACGCAGGTGGCTGGCTGTCCTGGGAATCATCTTCATG TTCCTGCTGGCGGAGCTGAACACCTTCTACCTGAAGTTTGTGCTGTGGATGCCTCCGGAGCACTACCTGGTGTTGCTTCGCCTCGTCTTCTTTGTCAACGTGGGCGGAGTGGCCATGAGGGAGATCTACGACTTCATGGACGACCC GAAGTTCTATAGGAAGCTGGGGCAGCAGGCGTGGCTGGTGGCGGCCATCACCGTGACCGAGTTCCTCATCGTAGTCAAATACGACCCCAGGACCATCATGCTGCCCATCCCCTTCTTCGTCACCCAATGCTGGTTCCTGGGTATCGTCCTCATCCTCAGCTGGACATTGTGGCGCTTCTTCATCCG TGACATCACTCTCCGCTACAAAGACGCTCGCCGACGGAAGCAGGAGGTCACAGGGGACTGTGGCCGTCCCCATGGCAACGGTGGCACGGCAACCCCGTCGGGACGCAGCAAACTCAACGGCATCTCCGAGTCTCTCCGACACAGGAAGTCCTGA